One window from the genome of Elephas maximus indicus isolate mEleMax1 chromosome 8, mEleMax1 primary haplotype, whole genome shotgun sequence encodes:
- the TAS2R4 gene encoding taste receptor type 2 member 4, translating into MLPTFFFSAIIVSLILNFVGFIVSLFIAVVSYKTWVTRHSLSSSDRILFSLAISRLLMLGLFLLNVTFIFFGLNVERSVYLSTFFLLSWMFLDSSSLWFVTLLNTLYCVKIANFQHSVFLLLKRHLSPQIPRLLLACVLAPAFTTILFFVVSQTSPFPELGTRRNGTVFDISEDILSLTTWLLLGSLPQFIVNVTSASLLINSLQRHIRKMQRNATGFWNPQTEAHVGAMKLMIYFLILYIPYSVAALVHYLPSSIGMGLATRAACVIISTLYTTGHSVLLILTHPKLKTKAKKILCFNK; encoded by the coding sequence ATGCTTCCAACCTTCTTTTTCTCTGCTATTATTGTCTCGCTAATTTTGAATTTTGTGGGATTCATCGTGAGTCTGTTCATCGCGGTGGTCAGTTACAAGACTTGGGTCACAAGGCACAGCCTCTCCTCTTCTGATAGGATCCTCTTCAGCTTGGCCATCTCCCGACTTCTTATGCTGGGATTGTTTCTACTGAACGTGACCTTCATTTTCTTTGGCCTGAATGTTGAGAGGTCAGTCTATTTGTCCACTTTTTTCCTGTTGTCTTGGATGTTTTTGGACTctagtagtctctggtttgtgacCTTGCTCAATACCTTGTACTGTGTAAAGATCGCTAACTTCcaacactcagtgtttctcctgCTGAAGCGCCATCTGTCCCCCCAAATCCCCAGGCTGCTCCTGGCCTGTGTGCTGGCCCCTGCCTTCACCACAATCCTGTTCTTTGTGGTCAGCCAGACATCACCCTTTCCTGAGCTTGGGACCAGGAGGAATGGCACAGTATTTGACATCAGTGAGGACATCTTGTCTTTGACGACCTGGTTGCTCCTGGGCTCACTTCCCCAGTTCATTGTTAATGTGACTTCTGCTTCCTTGTTAATAAATTCCTTGCAGAGACATATCCGGAAGATGCAGAGGAATGCCACTGGCTTTTGGAACCCCCAGACAGAAGCTCACGTGGGGGCCATGAAGCTCATGATCTACTTCCTCATCCTCTACATCCCGTATTCAGTTGCCGCCCTGGTCCATTACCTCCCTTCTTCTATAGGGATGGGTTTGGCAACCAGAGCCGCTTGTGTGATTATTTCTACCCTCTACACCACGGGGCATTCTGTCCTCCTTATTCTCACACAtcccaaactgaaaacaaaagcaaagaagattctttgtttcaacaaatag
- the TAS2R3 gene encoding taste receptor type 2 member 3 codes for MLGLAEYVFLVLSLAQFGLGLLANGFIGLVNGSGWFKSKRISLSDFIITSLALSRIVLLWLLLVDGALIIFSPKDHDSGVVMQAIDVFWMFMNHLNIWLVTCLGVLYCLKIASFSHPAFLWLKWRVSRVVMWMLLGALLLSCSSAMSLIGEFKAYADFSRINGTGNATEHIRKKRRYKLLHVLGTLWNLPPSVVSMASYFLLILSLGRHTRQIQHMGASSRDPSTEAHKRAMKIILSFLFLFLLYFLAFLIISSSYFLPKTKTVMMTGETIAMLYLTGHSFILILGNTKLKQAFVELLRCEPGHLKPGSGGPSPHRAAEGQGGA; via the coding sequence ATGCTGGGACTCGCCGAGTATGTGTTTCTGGTTCTGTCCCTTGCTCAGTTCGGTCTGGGGCTGCTGGCGAATGGTTTCATTGGGTTGGTCAATGGCAGCGGCTGGTTTAAGAGCAAGAGAATCTCTTTGTCTGACTTCATCATCACCAGTCTGGCCCTCTCCAGGATTGTGCTGCTGTGGCTCCTCCTGGTGGATGGTGCTTTGATCATCTTCTCTCCCAAAGACCATGATTCAGGGGTGGTCATGCAGGCGATTGATGTCTTCTGGATGTTTATGAACCATCTGAACATCTGGCTTGTCACCTGCCTGGGTGTCCTCTACTGCCTGAAGATTGCCAGTTTCTCCCACCCTGCTTTCCTCTGGCTCAAGTGGAGGGTCTCCAGAGTGGTCATGTGGATGCTGCTGGGGGCACTGCTGTTGTCCTGCAGCAGTGCCATGTCTCTGATCGGTGAATTTAAGGCCTACGCTGACTTCAGCAGAATCAACGGCACAGGGAACGCGACAGAACACAtcagaaagaagagaagatacaAGCTGCTCCATGTTCTCGGGACTCTGTGGAACCTCCCTCCCTCGGTGGTGTCGATGGCCTCCTACTTTCTGCTTATCCTCTCCCTGGGAAGGCACACGCGGCAGATACAGCACATGGGGGCCAGCTCCAGAGACCCCAGCACCGAGGCCCACAAGAGGGCCATGAAAATcatcctctccttcctctttctcttcctgctcTACTTCCTTGCCTTTCTAATCATATCATCCAGTTATTTCCTTCCGAAAACCAAGACGGTCATGATGACTGGAGAAACCATTGCAATGCTGTACCTCACAGGCCACTCATTTATTCTCATCCTGGGGAACACCAAGCTGAAGCAGGCATTTGTGGAGCTGCTCCGGTGTGAGCCTGGGCATCTGAAGCCTGGGTCCGGGGGCCCTTCTCCCCACAGAGCGGCAGAGGGCCAGGGGGGAGCCTAG